From a single Brassica napus cultivar Da-Ae chromosome C9, Da-Ae, whole genome shotgun sequence genomic region:
- the LOC106383424 gene encoding vacuolar protein sorting-associated protein 32 homolog 1-like produces MAAIQCLKRKRLYEQQVEQLGNFQLRIHDQMIMLEGAKATTETVDALRTGAATMKAMQKATNIDDVDKTMDEINEQTDNMKQIQDALSAPFGSAADFDEVKFPLYSHDHHTL; encoded by the exons ATGG CGGCTATACAATGTttgaaaagaaagagattatATGAGCAACAAGTTGAACAGCTTGGCAACTTTCAGCTCCGtatccatgatcaa ATGATTATGTTGGAAGGTGCCAAAGCAACAACAGAGACTGTAGATGCTTTGAGGACTGGTGCTGCTACTATGAAAGCTATGCAGAAAGCTAC AAACATTGACGATGTTGACAAGACGATGGATGAGATCAATGAGCAAACCGATAACATGAAACAGATCCAGGACGCATTGTCTGCTCCCTTTGGCTCTGCTGCTGATTTCGATGAGGTAAAATTTCCCCTTTATTCCCACGATCATCATACTCTTTAG
- the LOC106383425 gene encoding uncharacterized protein LOC106383425 — MAISFMRHHLIEGLKDQYMTIENPLDLWNALKHRYDHQKMVLLPKARHDWMHLRFMDYKSVDEYNSALFKIVSILRLCGEEVSDVMMLEKTYTTFNQSNSVLQQQYRTKGFATYTDLISCLLLAEANNELLMKNSGARPAGTAPLPEAHEVEKKDPKETYYIQDNRKPYGNGRGGYKGRRRDNQNGRDNYPTGRKGNHNNRGRGSNYGRGRGSYGRGRGGISKPSYTSKSLCHRCGMDNHWAKNCRTPKHLCEHYQESLKNKNPEANMIQENGHDDKEYGYDADNESDKDNKDDQMDFETSDCLKD, encoded by the coding sequence ATGGCCATAAGCTTtatgcgccatcatctcattgaaggtcttaaagatcagtacatgacaatTGAGAATCCACTGGATCTTTGGAATGCTTTAaagcatagatatgatcaccaaaagatggtgttgcttccaaaggcaagGCACGACTGGATGCATCTCAGATTCATGGACTATAAGTCGGTGGATGAATACAATTCAGCCTTGTTCAAGATAGTTTCAATACTAAGGCTTTGTGGTGAAGAAGTATCTGATGTGatgatgcttgaaaagacctaTACGACTTTTAATCAGTCGAATTCTGTGTTGCAACAGCAATATAGAACAAAAGGTTttgccacatatactgatctgatctcatgtctTCTCTTGGCCGAAGCAAACAATGAGCTCCTAATGAAGAATAGTGGAGCCAGACCGGCCGGGACAGCACCATTACCCGAAGCCCATGAggttgaaaagaaagatcccaaagaGACCTACTACATCCAAGACAACAGGAAACCATACGGCAATGGCCGTGGTGGGTACAAAGGGCGTAGGCGTGACAATCAGAACGGTCGAGACAACTACCCAACCGGCCgaaaaggaaaccacaataaccgtggtcgtggttccaattacggtCGGGGCCGAGGCAGTTATGGTCGTGGacgaggtggcatatccaaaccatcttacacgtccaaGTCATTATGTCACAGATGCGGGATGGacaaccattgggccaagaactgtAGAACTCCGAAACACTTGTGCGAACACTACCAAGAGAgcctcaagaacaagaacccggaggcaaacatgatccaagaaaacGGTCATGATGACAAAGAATATGGatatgatgctgacaatgaatcCGACAAAGATAACAAAGATGACCAAATGGATTTTGAGACATCCGATTGTCTAAAGGACTAg
- the LOC106385940 gene encoding 50S ribosomal protein L27, protein MKFINSAASLCRRVSLRELITEVPAYGGSGISDCSSSGLSLVLKRWATKKTAGSTKNGRDSKPKNLGVKKFGGENVIPGNIIVRQRGTRFHPGDYVGIGKDHTLFALKEGRVRFEKNKITGRKWIHVDPKGGHVLHPIYTKAAAAKSTGMETASSS, encoded by the exons atgaaatttataaactCGGCAGCATCCTTATGCAGGAGAGTTAGTCTGAGGGAACTTATCACCGAGGTTCCTGCTTACGGTGGCAGTGGCATCTCCG ATTGTTCTTCGAGTGGGTTGAGTTTGGTGTTGAAGCGTTGGGCTACTAAGAAAACTGCTGGTTCCACCAAGAACGGACGTGACTCTAAACCCAAGAATCTCGGCGTCAAGAAATTCGGAGGAGAG AATGTGATACCTGGAAACATAATAGTCCGTCAACGTGGGACTCGGTTTCATCCGGGAGACTATGTCGGGATCGGGAAGGACCATACTCTGTTTGCATTGAAGGAAGGACGAGTCAGGTTCGAGAAAAACAAGATAACTGGACGGAAGTGGATTCATGTTGATCCCAAGGGAGGTCATGTTCTTCACCCTATCTACACTAAAGCTGCTGCCGCCAAGTCGACTGGGATGGAGACAGCTTCGTCTTCCTGA
- the LOC111213594 gene encoding 40S ribosomal protein S9-1 codes for MVHVCYYRNYGKTFKGPRRPFEKERLDSELKLVGEYGLRNKRELWRVQYSLSRIRNAARDLLTLDEKNPKRIFEGEALLRKMNRYGLLDESQNKLDYVLALTVENFLERRLQTIVFKSGMAKSIHHSRVLIRQRHIRVGKQLVNIPSFMVRLDSQKHIDFALTSPFGGGRPGRVKRRNEKSASKKASGGDADGDDEE; via the exons ATGGTGCACGTTTGCTACTACCGCAACT ATGGAAAAACATTCAAGGGCCCACGTCGTCCTTTCGAGAAGGAGCGTCTCGACTCCGAGCTGAAGCTAGTTGGTGAGTACGGTCTCCGTAACAAGCGTGAGCTCTGGAGAGTGCAGTACTCTCTTAGCCGTATCCGTAACGCGGCTAGAGATCTTCTGACTCTCGACGAGAAGAATCCCAAGAGGATCTTCGAAGGTGAGGCACTCCTCCGTAAGATGAACCGTTACGGTCTTCTTGATGAGAGCCAGAACAAGCTCGATTACGTCTTGGCGTTGACCGTTGAGAATTTCCTTGAGCGTAGGCTTCAGACCATTGTGTTCAAGTCTGGTATGGCTAAGTCTATCCATCACTCCCGTGTCCTCATCAGGCAGAGGCATATCAG GGTTGGGAAGCAGTTGGTGAACATTCCTTCATTCATGGTGAGACTTGACTCACAGAAGCATATCGACTTTGCTCTGACCAGTCCCTTCGGTGGTGGACGTCCCGGTAGAGTGAAGAGAAGGAATGAGAAGTCTGCTTCCAAGAAAGCCTCTGGTGGTGATGCAGACGGTGATGACGAAGAGTAA
- the BNAC05G19980D gene encoding uncharacterized protein BNAC05G19980D, translated as MSMRGEAEAWPEMEAIARKMVEEVETESSGSSEAETESPRSVGRWTAKERVHSQVLKIREEDHCVLENRRYLHRPHGLSFFLISRPNLPCSPLSGKVKSLNAIQ; from the coding sequence ATGAGTATGAGAGGAGAAGCTGAAGCGTGGCCGGAGATGGAGGCGATAGCTAGGAAGATGGTGGAGGAAGTTGAAACAGAGAGCAGCGGATCGTCCGAAGCTGAGACTGAGTCTCCAAGATCCGTAGGACGTTGGACGGCTAAGGAGAGAGTGCACAGCCAGGTCTTGAAGATCAGAGAGGAGGATCATTGCGTTCTCGAGAATCGTCGATATCTTCATCGTCCACATGGTCTCAGTTTCTTCTTGATCTCGAGGCCGAACTTGCCGTGTTCACCTCTCAGTGGCAAAGTGAAATCCCTTAACGCGATTCAGTGA
- the LOC106385873 gene encoding peroxidase 56 translates to MAALHMNISCLIFLQVLLLLLSLFAQTNAQGLKVGFYDNTCPKAEGIVKKSVLDAIKKDRTIGAPLLRMFFHDCFVRGCEGSVLLELKNKKDEKNAPPNLSLRGFEIIDNVKAAVEKECPGVVSCSDVLALVARDAVVALNGPSWGVETGRRDGRVTNINEARANLPSPFDNIISLIAQFRSKGLDKKDLVVLSGGHTVGNGHCPLITNRLYNFTGKGDSDPNLDTEYAANLRGRCKPTDTTTALEMDPGSFKTFDKSYFKLVSQRRGFFQSDAALLDNQETKSYVLKQTKSYGSTFFKDFGVSMVKMGRIGVLTGRAGEVRKKCRMVN, encoded by the exons ATGGCTGCTTTGCATATGAATATCTCTTGTCTCATCTTTCTTCAAGTACTACTGCTCTTGCTCTCTTTGTTTGCTCAAACCAATGCGCAAGGGTTGAAAGTCGGGTTCTATGACAACACATGCCCGAAAGCTGAGGGTATTGTCAAGAAGTCTGTCCTCGATGCGATAAAGAAGGATCGGACAATTGGAGCTCCTTTGCTCAGAATGTTCTTCCACGACTGTTTCGTTAGG GGATGCGAAGGGTCGGTCTTGCTAGAGCTAAAGAACAAAAAGGACGAAAAGAATGCGCCTCCTAATCTCAGCCTTCGAGGGTTTGAGATCATAGATAATGTCAAGGCAGCTGTAGAAAAGGAGTGTCCAGGCGTTGTTTCTTGCTCTGATGTATTGGCCCTTGTCGCTAGAGACGCAGTGGTTGCG cTCAATGGACCGTCATGGGGAGTTGAAACGGGAAGAAGAGACGGCCGGGTTACAAACATCAATGAAGCCAGAGCGAACTTACCATCACCATTTGATAATATCATTAGCCTTATCGCCCAATTTCGTTCCAAAGGCCTCGACAAGAAAGACCTCGTTGTGCTTTCAG GTGGACACACGGTTGGGAACGGACATTGTCCTCTGATCACAAACCGACTCTACAATTTCACCGGAAAAGGAGACAGCGACCCGAACCTAGACACGGAATACGCAGCCAACCTCAGAGGAAGATGCAAGCCTACCGATACCACGACGGCTCTAGAAATGGATCCAGGAAGCTTCAAAACATTCGACAAAAGCTACTTCAAGCTTGTGTCTCAAAGAAGAGGGTTCTTTCAATCTGACGCAGCTCTTTTGGACAACCAAGAAACTAAGTCTTACGTTCTCAAGCAAACAAAAAGCTATGGATCTACTTTCTTTAAGGACTTTGGTGTCTCTATGGTGAAGATGGGTCGGATTGGGGTTTTGACCGGTCGGGCCGGGGAAGTTCGGAAGAAGTGCAGAATGGTTAATTAA